In Zingiber officinale cultivar Zhangliang chromosome 3B, Zo_v1.1, whole genome shotgun sequence, a single window of DNA contains:
- the LOC122054947 gene encoding zinc finger MYM-type protein 1-like, giving the protein MVDEARDSSVKEHMRVVLRYVNKKGCVIERFLAVVHVPDTSSHSLKMAIDALFVQHGLSLSRLRGQGYDGASNMRGEFNGLKSLILQENPFAMYVHCFSHQLQLVLVAVAHDNFTVSEFFGYITMIVNISGASCKRRDQLRKIQHDKIIAELESEEITSGKGKNQETSLARPGDTRWGSHYLTLLRLCSMWSSVIEVLGNVHDDASYSANKGVVAGLIEKMESYQFVFLLHLMKYILRITNELSLSLQQGDQNIVQAMSLVRSVKCRLQDFREDGWQIILEQVNTFCELNMIPILDMEDNMLTRGHGRRRGQLITNFHHYRVEIFCQVVDLIIQEMNNRFSEVSTELLGCISCLHPRNSFSQFDVHKLIHLADFYPEDFCGTDYLFLEQQLMSYFYNLRDDPYFSSIDDLGILAQKLVETEKHLVFPLVYRMIELALVLPVATASVERVFSAMNTVKTDLRNRMGDEWMNDSLNPIASSCTDSSAVADFCANPEMKLTYGRKVMENRSSIKWDKGKALEF; this is encoded by the exons ATGGTTGATGAGGCTAGGGACAGTTCAGTGAAGGAGCATATGAGAGTTGTTTTGAGGTATGTGAATAAAAAAGGATGTGTGATTGAACGATTTCTTGCAGTTGTGCATGTGCCTGACACCAGTTCTCATTCTTTGAAAATGGCTATTGATGCTTTATTTGTGCAACATGGTTTATCATTATCTAGATTGAGAGGCCAAGGATATGATGGAGCTTCAAATATGCGTGGTGAGTTCAATGGATTGAAATCTCTGATACTACAAGAAAATCCATTTGCAATGTATGTTCACTGTTTCTCTCACCAACTCCAATTAGTTCTTGttgctgttgcccatgacaattTTACTGTGAGTGAATTTTTTGGGTATATCACTATGATTGTGAATATATCTGGAGcatcttgtaagaggagagatcaaCTTAGAAAGATTCAACATGATAAAATAATTGCTGAATTGGAAAGTGAAGAAATTACTAgtggaaaaggaaaaaatcaagaaACTAGTTTAGCAAGACCTGGAGATACTCGTTGGGGATCACACTACTTAACATTACTTCGTTTATGCTCTATGTGGTCTTCAGTGATAGAAGTGTTAGGAAATGTACATGATGACGCCTCTTATTCTGCAAATAAAGGTGTTGTCGCAGGTTTAATTGAGAAGATGGAGAGTTATCAATTTGTTTTTTTGTTGCATTTGATGAAGTATATATTGAGAATTACAAATGAGTTATCACTTTCCTTACAACAAGGGGATCAAAATATTGTTCAAGCCATGTCCTTGGTTAGAAGTGTGAAATGTCGACTACAAGACTTCAGGGAAGATGGATGGCAAATAATTTTGGAACAAGTTAACACATTTTGTGAATTGAATATGATTCCAATACTTGATATGGAGGACAACATGCTAACTCGTGGTCATGGTAGGCGTAGAGGGCAACTCATCACCAATTTTCATCATTATCGTGTGGAGATTTTTTGtcag GTTGTTGATTTAATTATACAAGAGATGAATAATCGTTTTTCAGAAGTTAGTACAGAATTGCTTGGTTGCATATCATGTCTTCATCCAAGAAATTCTTTCTCTCAATTTGATGTTCACAAACTCATCCATCTTGCTGATTTTTATCCCGAGGACTTCTGTGGTActgattatttatttttggaacaaCAACTTATGAGTTACTTTTATAATCTGCGGGATGATCCTTACTTTTCTTCAATTGATGACTTGGGAATTCTTGCTCAGAAATTGGTTGAGACTGAAAAACATTTGGTGTTCCCATTGGTTTATCGTATGATAGAGTTGGCATTAGTTTTACCAGTTGCAACTGCTTCGGTTGAACGAGTGTTTTCTGCAATGAATACTGTGAAGACTGATTTACGCAATAGAATGggagatgaatggatgaatgaCAGTCTA AATCCAATTGCCTCCTCTTGTACCGACTCGTCAGCCGTCGCAGACTTCTGTGCCAACCCGGAAATGAAGCTCACCTATGGAAGAAAG GTTATGGAGAATCGATCTAGTATTAAGTGGGACAAGGGAAAGGCTCTCGAGTTCTAG
- the LOC122056590 gene encoding protein ACTIVITY OF BC1 COMPLEX KINASE 3, chloroplastic-like isoform X1: MAVTLSLPSPPLPARRRRPRQRLSRAALVQAPPAPASKSDAGGDGPGRGGHYAVLPAVSLSVVPRDRAEDMQAEARAMARAANVTVYTPELLAAQYSSRPLKVASRTAEIFTALGAFAFKLLVDQRQGQVDQRKRQRAAELRKTLTRLGPTFVKIGQGLSTRPDICPQEYLEELSELQDALPTFPNEKAFACIEAELGVSLDSMYSAISPEPIAAASLGQVYKAQLKQTGRIVAVKVQRPGIEEAIGLDFYLLRGLGFLVNKYVDLIPSDVVALIDEFAKRVYQELNYVQEGKNARRFKKLYSDKEEVHVPDIYWDYTSAKVLTMDWVDGVKLSAQEAIEKRGLKMLNLVDIGIQCSLRQLLEYGYFHADPHPGNLLATPEGKLAFIDFGLMSETPEEARSAIIGHVVHMVNRDYDAMARDYYALNFLTPDVDVSPIVPALKNFFDDALNSTVGELNFKTIVDGLGNVLYEYPFNVPAYYALILRSFTVLEGLAIYADPNFKVIAASYPYFAKRLLTDPNPYLRDALIELLFQDGRFRWNRLEDLLVQGLKDQDFITKDALQPALKLLLGPNGEELRVLVVKEAVQVTEAIVFSSMMDTYDSMPDFMKVVVSNGNTNGPFKLSDGEQARMLELRDTVLRVWNLLRSSDSFDPSLLQPLIQVLEEPEARKLGGRLFGGVTQRLTARLLQQLLRSPITASTALP; this comes from the exons ATGGCCGTGACCCTCTCCCTCCCCTCGCCCCCTTTGCCTGCGCGCCGTCGGAGGCCTCGCCAGCGGCTCTCCCGCGCTGCCCTCGTCCAGGCACCGCCCGCCCCCGCCTCCAAGTCCGATGCCGGCGGAGACGGCCCCGGAAGAGGCGGGCACTACGCCGTCCTCCCCGCCGTCTCTCTCTCCGTCGTCCCCCGAGACCGCGCCGAGGACATGCAGGCGGAGGCGCGCGCCATGGCACGAGCAGCCAATGTCACAGTCTATACCCCCGAGCTCCTCGCAGCCCAATACTCCTCTAGGCCCTTAAAG GTGGCCTCGAGGACGGCGGAGATCTTCACAGCGCTAGGCGCCTTCGCTTTCAAACTACTCGTGGATCAAAGGCAAGGGCAGGTTGATCAGCGGAAGCGGCAGCGGGCGGCGGAGCTGAGGAAAACCCTAACTCGACTAGGGCCGACGTTTGTGAAGATTGGGCAGGGCTTATCCACTCGTCCCGACATCTGTCCGCAGGAGTACCTCGAGGAGCTCTCCGAGTTGCAG GATGCACTCCCAACGTTTCCAAACGAGAAGGCATTTGCCTGTATAGAGGCTGAATTGGGGGTGTCCCTCGATTCCATGTACTCGGCCATATCGCCGGAACCCATTGCAGCTGCTAGTCTTGGCCAGGTCTACAAAGCTCAGCTTAAGCAAACTGGCCGGATTGTCGCGGTTAAGGTGCAAAGGCCAGGGATTGAAGAAGCCATTGGATTGGATTTCTACCTTCTCAGAGGTCTAGGCTTTCTTGTGAACAAGTATGTCGATCTTATTCCCAGTGATGTTGTTGCTCTCATTGATGAATTTGCTAAAAGGGTCTATCAGGAACTTAATTATGTTCAG GAAGGTAAGAATGCTCGgagatttaagaagttatattcTGACAAAGAAGAAGTGCATGTGCCGGATATATATTGGGATTACACTAGTGCGAAGGTGCTCACCATGGATTGGGTGGATGGGGTTAAGCTTAGTGCACAAGAAGCCATTGAGAAGAGAGGTTTGAAGATGTTAAATTTGGTCGATATAGGTATTCAGTGTAGCTTGAGGCAGTTGCTCGAATATGGCTATTTTCACGCCGATCCTCATCCCGGTAATCTACTGGCGACGCCGGAGGGAAAATTGGCTTTCATTGATTTTGGTTTGATGAGTGAAACACCGGAAGAAGCAAGATCTGCTATAATTGGTCATGTGGTCCACATGGTTAACAGGGATTATGATGCTATGGCTCGTGATTACTATGCTTTAAATTTTCTAACCCCGGATGTAGATGTATCTCCAATTGTGCCCGCTCTGAAGAATTTCTTTGACGATGCACTTAACTCGACTGTAGGCGAGCTCAATTTTAAGACTATTGTGGATGGTCTTGGAAACGTTCTATATGAGTATCCTTTTAATG TTCCAGCATACTACGCACTAATATTGAGGTCGTTTACTGTGCTAGAAGGTCTAGCCATTTATGCTGACCCGAATTTTAAGGTGATCGCTGCTTCGTACCCATATTTTGCTAAAAGGCTTCTGACCGATCCTAATCCTTATCTTAGAGATGCTTTAATTGAATTGTTGTTCCAAGATGGCAGATTCAG GTGGAATAGGCTTGAGGACCTTCTTGTTCAAGGACTCAAAGATCAAGATTTTATTACCAAGGATGCTTTGCAACCTGCTTTGAAGCTACTTCTGGGTCCCAACGGGGAGGAACTTCGAGTACTTGTTGTGAAAGAGGCAGTTCAGGTCACCGAAGCTATTGTCTTCAGTTCAATGATGGATACGTATGATTCCATGCCTGACTTTATGAAGGTTGTGGTCAGTAATGGCAATACAAATGGACCTTTTAAGCTAAGCGATGGTGAACAAGCAAGGATGCTAGAACTTAGAGATACCGTGCTCCGAGTGTGGAATCTTTTGAGATCTTCAGATAGTTTTGATCCAAGCCTCTTGCAACCGCTTATACAG GTTCTGGAAGAACCAGAAGCTCGCAAACTTGGTGGCCGCCTTTTTGGAGGAGTTACTCAACGTCTGACGGCCCGACTGCTACAACAGCTTCTCAGATCTCCGATCACTGCTTCCACGGCTCTTCCATGA
- the LOC122056590 gene encoding protein ACTIVITY OF BC1 COMPLEX KINASE 3, chloroplastic-like isoform X2 produces MAVTLSLPSPPLPARRRRPRQRLSRAALVQAPPAPASKSDAGGDGPGRGGHYAVLPAVSLSVVPRDRAEDMQAEARAMARAANVTVYTPELLAAQYSSRPLKVASRTAEIFTALGAFAFKLLVDQRQGQVDQRKRQRAAELRKTLTRLGPTFVKIGQGLSTRPDICPQEYLEELSELQDALPTFPNEKAFACIEAELGVSLDSMYSAISPEPIAAASLGQVYKAQLKQTGRIVAVKVQRPGIEEAIGLDFYLLRGLGFLVNKYVDLIPSDVVALIDEFAKRVYQELNYVQEGKNARRFKKLYSDKEEVHVPDIYWDYTSAKVLTMDWVDGVKLSAQEAIEKRGLKMLNLVDIGIQCSLRQLLEYGYFHADPHPGNLLATPEGKLAFIDFGLMSETPEEARSAIIGHVVHMVNRDYDAMARDYYALNFLTPDVDVSPIVPALKNFFDDALNSTVGELNFKTIVDGLGNVLYEYPFNVPAYYALILRSFTVLEGLAIYADPNFKVIAASYPYFAKRLLTDPNPYLRDALIELLFQDGRFRWNRLEDLLVQGLKDQDFITKDALQPALKLLLGPNGEELRVLVVKEAVQ; encoded by the exons ATGGCCGTGACCCTCTCCCTCCCCTCGCCCCCTTTGCCTGCGCGCCGTCGGAGGCCTCGCCAGCGGCTCTCCCGCGCTGCCCTCGTCCAGGCACCGCCCGCCCCCGCCTCCAAGTCCGATGCCGGCGGAGACGGCCCCGGAAGAGGCGGGCACTACGCCGTCCTCCCCGCCGTCTCTCTCTCCGTCGTCCCCCGAGACCGCGCCGAGGACATGCAGGCGGAGGCGCGCGCCATGGCACGAGCAGCCAATGTCACAGTCTATACCCCCGAGCTCCTCGCAGCCCAATACTCCTCTAGGCCCTTAAAG GTGGCCTCGAGGACGGCGGAGATCTTCACAGCGCTAGGCGCCTTCGCTTTCAAACTACTCGTGGATCAAAGGCAAGGGCAGGTTGATCAGCGGAAGCGGCAGCGGGCGGCGGAGCTGAGGAAAACCCTAACTCGACTAGGGCCGACGTTTGTGAAGATTGGGCAGGGCTTATCCACTCGTCCCGACATCTGTCCGCAGGAGTACCTCGAGGAGCTCTCCGAGTTGCAG GATGCACTCCCAACGTTTCCAAACGAGAAGGCATTTGCCTGTATAGAGGCTGAATTGGGGGTGTCCCTCGATTCCATGTACTCGGCCATATCGCCGGAACCCATTGCAGCTGCTAGTCTTGGCCAGGTCTACAAAGCTCAGCTTAAGCAAACTGGCCGGATTGTCGCGGTTAAGGTGCAAAGGCCAGGGATTGAAGAAGCCATTGGATTGGATTTCTACCTTCTCAGAGGTCTAGGCTTTCTTGTGAACAAGTATGTCGATCTTATTCCCAGTGATGTTGTTGCTCTCATTGATGAATTTGCTAAAAGGGTCTATCAGGAACTTAATTATGTTCAG GAAGGTAAGAATGCTCGgagatttaagaagttatattcTGACAAAGAAGAAGTGCATGTGCCGGATATATATTGGGATTACACTAGTGCGAAGGTGCTCACCATGGATTGGGTGGATGGGGTTAAGCTTAGTGCACAAGAAGCCATTGAGAAGAGAGGTTTGAAGATGTTAAATTTGGTCGATATAGGTATTCAGTGTAGCTTGAGGCAGTTGCTCGAATATGGCTATTTTCACGCCGATCCTCATCCCGGTAATCTACTGGCGACGCCGGAGGGAAAATTGGCTTTCATTGATTTTGGTTTGATGAGTGAAACACCGGAAGAAGCAAGATCTGCTATAATTGGTCATGTGGTCCACATGGTTAACAGGGATTATGATGCTATGGCTCGTGATTACTATGCTTTAAATTTTCTAACCCCGGATGTAGATGTATCTCCAATTGTGCCCGCTCTGAAGAATTTCTTTGACGATGCACTTAACTCGACTGTAGGCGAGCTCAATTTTAAGACTATTGTGGATGGTCTTGGAAACGTTCTATATGAGTATCCTTTTAATG TTCCAGCATACTACGCACTAATATTGAGGTCGTTTACTGTGCTAGAAGGTCTAGCCATTTATGCTGACCCGAATTTTAAGGTGATCGCTGCTTCGTACCCATATTTTGCTAAAAGGCTTCTGACCGATCCTAATCCTTATCTTAGAGATGCTTTAATTGAATTGTTGTTCCAAGATGGCAGATTCAG GTGGAATAGGCTTGAGGACCTTCTTGTTCAAGGACTCAAAGATCAAGATTTTATTACCAAGGATGCTTTGCAACCTGCTTTGAAGCTACTTCTGGGTCCCAACGGGGAGGAACTTCGAGTACTTGTTGTGAAAGAGGCAGTTCAG TAA
- the LOC122054948 gene encoding octapeptide-repeat protein T2-like: protein MEKAELREGESSARQWREQSSAMEKAELREGESSARQWREQSSAMEKAVADLRGAEMESCSRSQRRDEGERRGEGELQQTSEALRGREAQRGRAAADRTARRGRARERAERH, encoded by the coding sequence ATGGAGAAAGCTGAGCTTCGCGAGGGAGAGAGCAGCGCTCGGCAATGGAGAGAACAGAGCTCGGCGATGGAGAAAGCTGAGCTTCGCGAGGGAGAGAGCAGCGCTCGGCAATGGAGAGAACAGAGCTCGGCGATGGAGAAAGCTGTAGCAGATCTCAGAGGTGCGGAGATGGAGAGCTGTAGCAGATCTCAGAGGCGCGACGAGGGAGAGAGGCGCGGAGAGGGAGAGCTGCAGCAGACCTCAGAGGCACTGCGAGGGCGAGAGGCGCAGCGAGGGAGAGCTGCAGCAGATCGCACGGCGCGGCGAGGTAGAGCGAGGGAGAGAGCAGAGCGGCACTAG